Proteins encoded within one genomic window of Alteribacter populi:
- a CDS encoding MetQ/NlpA family ABC transporter substrate-binding protein, giving the protein MKKLMTTLVSAVSLTAILAGCGGSDDDTVTVGVNGSGIPLWEYMSDKAAEEGITLEVQEFSDYVRPNMALADGEIDFNAFQTISYFDNFIEEHNLDLEPIAGTYIAPMGLYSDKYESHEEIPEGATIAVPQEETNQGRALLLLQEAGFIELPEDFDGIGDASAIVDNPHNINIEEVQAAQTPRVIPDVDGSVINNGVAVEAGYIPVNDAIFIEDSDGAAAYVNILAVQSEDTDNETLQRIAELYHEEDTQEFIIDLYENSLLPTFIDDMEELRDY; this is encoded by the coding sequence ATGAAAAAACTCATGACGACACTTGTTTCTGCAGTATCACTTACAGCAATTTTGGCCGGTTGTGGCGGATCAGATGACGATACCGTAACAGTTGGTGTGAACGGATCAGGAATCCCACTTTGGGAATACATGTCCGATAAAGCAGCTGAAGAGGGAATCACTTTGGAGGTTCAGGAATTCTCTGATTACGTAAGACCGAACATGGCACTTGCAGACGGAGAAATCGATTTTAATGCTTTCCAAACGATTTCCTATTTTGACAATTTTATCGAGGAGCATAATTTAGACCTAGAGCCGATCGCGGGTACGTATATTGCTCCTATGGGGTTATATTCCGATAAATACGAATCTCACGAGGAAATCCCAGAAGGGGCGACAATTGCCGTTCCTCAAGAAGAAACGAACCAGGGACGTGCACTGCTTTTACTTCAAGAAGCAGGGTTTATTGAGCTTCCGGAAGATTTTGATGGGATTGGTGATGCGAGTGCGATCGTAGATAATCCTCACAACATTAATATCGAAGAGGTTCAAGCCGCACAAACGCCAAGGGTAATTCCTGATGTGGATGGGTCTGTAATAAATAATGGAGTTGCTGTTGAAGCCGGCTACATTCCGGTAAATGACGCTATTTTTATTGAAGACTCAGACGGTGCAGCTGCTTACGTTAATATTCTTGCAGTCCAATCCGAAGATACAGATAATGAAACGTTACAGCGAATAGCTGAGCTATACCATGAAGAGGATACGCAGGAGTTTATTATTGATCTCTATGAAAACTCACTCCTTCCAACATTCATCGACGATATGGAAGAGCTTCGCGACTATTAA